The nucleotide sequence CTATTAGATTCAATATCAATCATAGCTGTTATATCTTCATTAGAAAGTTTTTCTATTTTTAAAATTCCTCCTATTTCTTCTAAAGCTTTATTTACTTTCTCTAATGCCATTTTTATACCTTGTATCTTCAATATATCTTTTAAATTTAATATATTTTCTAGAATTAATTAAATTTATATCTATATTAATTTATTTTAATTAAAATCTTTATTTTATTTATTCATTTATCTAAATTAGAAGGATGAATAAACCCTGACCTTAACATATGATCAGCTAAGACAATTGCCATTGCAGATTCACTAACAACAGTTACTCTTGGACAGATACAAGGATCATGTCTTCCTTTAATTTCAATTTTCGCTTGTTCATTTTTGGACAAATCAACTGTGTTTTGCATCATGGATATTGAAGGAGTTGGTTTAACAGCTATCCTTGTAACGATTGGCATTCCATTACTAATTCCTCCTAAAATTCCTCCAGAAGTGTTAGTAGTTGTTCCAATAGTTGTTTTTTCTGTTTTTTCATTAAGATTATTAGGGTCTTTTATATAAAATTCATCATTGATTTGAGATGCGGTAGATGTAGCTACATCAAAACCAAGTCCAATTTCTACTCCTTTAACAGAACCAATTTCCATCAGTGCTTTAGCTAACTCTCCATCAAGTTTTCCAAAGATGGGTTCTCCAAGACCAACTGGAACTCCAATAGCTATTGTTTCAACGATTCCTCCAATAGAGTCTCCTTTGTTTTTATATTTTAATATCAACTCTTCCATCTCTTTAGCTGCATTGGGATCAGCACAATGAACTGGATTTTGAGAAGCCATCTCTTCAATTAAATTTATATTAACATTTTTAGCTTCAATATCTCCAACACGCACAACATGTGACATAATTTTAATTCCAAATTGTGATAAGAGTTTTTTAGCTATTGCTCCACCGATTACATGGCCAATAGTAACTCTTCCACTACCACGACCTCCTCCATTGTAGTCATAGTTTCCATATTTTTGAATCCAACTAAAATCCCCATGACCTGGTCTAGGGGTATTTTTAAGATAGCTATAATCTTTGGAACGTTGATCTTCATTAAATACAATTCCTGTAATTGGAGTTCCATCAGTTTTTCCTTCAAAAACTCCAGATAATAGCTGTACTTTGTCTCCTTCTTTCCTAGGACTTGTTATTGAACTAGTCCCTGGTTTTCTTCTATTAAGCTCTTTTTGAATATCTTCTTCATTAAGCTCAAGATTAGCTGGACATCCATCAATAACAGCTCCAATAGCTTTTCCATGACTTGCACCAAAGCTAGTTATTGAAAATATCTTTCCGGTTGTATTAGTCATAAAATTCCCTTTTAAAAAATATTAATAATTTAAATAATTATTATGTATTAAATTAATTGATTAATTTTTAATTAGTTATTAATTAGTTATTAATTATTTATCTAATTAATGTATTTAATTGATATTTAATTTGTATTTTATTATATTTCTTTTTTTAGTTGATTTAATATAATTAATTTTTTAATTAATTTTTGAAAGATATGTTAAATATATAATTTAAATTTTTTAATAATTTATAAACTTTTTAAGAATTTAAATCTTAGATAAATATAAAAATAAATAAAAGAAAAATTAAGTTAAAAACTGATTTAGAAATTGATAATATTTTTTAAAACATTTTAATGAAACTGTAAGAAAAACAAAAATTATATAGGCAGAAAATCCAGAAATAACTATGAATATATCTATTTAATATAGGATACTTAATATAGGATACTTATTATAAAAGGTGATAAATTGACATTAAATTTTTATGGTGGAGTAAATGAAATCGGTGGAAATAAGATTCTTATAGACAATTTAAATAATAATGAATCTTCTAATAATTCATCTATTCTACAAGATGATATTTCTTCCTTGTTTTTAGACTTTGGTATGAGTTTTTCACAAGCAGGAAATTATTTTTCTGAATTTCTCCAACCTCGTAAACTTAATGGAATAATGGACTTTGTTGAGCTTGGTTTACTTCCTAAAATTAAAGGGATTTATAGAGAAGACTATTTAAAACACTGTGGAATTAATAGCTATGAACAACCTAGTGTTGATGGAGTTCTTTTATCTCATGCTCACATGGATCACTGTGCATATATTCATCACCTTAGAGAAGATATTCCTATTTTCATGAGAAAAGAATCTGAAATTATATTACAGGTTTTAGAAGAAACTGGAAAGGGTTCATTTACAGAAATAATGAATCTTAAAAAGAGTTTTCATTATGTTCCTAAAAAACGAGGAGAAGGCTATAAAAAACTTACGGGAAAAGAATGTAAAGTTGAAAGAAATATTGTAACTGTAGATCCTTATTCTCCATTTGAAATCAATGGATTTAAAGTTACTTCAATTCCAGTTGATCATTCTCTTCCGGGATCTTCTGCTTATTTTTTGGAAAATAATAATGAAGCTATTATTTATACTGGAGATATTCGTTTTCATGGTAGAAATAAGAATTATAGTGATAAATTTGTAGAAGAAGCTCAGAAATTTAATCCTACTATAATGCTTTGTGAAGGAACTAGAATCAATGAAACAAGTAAAGGAACTGAAGAAGATATTGAAACTAAAGCTACTAATTTAATCAAAGACCATAAAGGATTAGCTATTGTTAATTATCCGATTAGAGATTTAGATAGATTAATCACATTTTACAATGTTGCAAAAAATACTGATAGAATTTTAGCTATTAATTCTAAACAAGCGTATATGTTAGTTTTACTTGAAAATGATGAAGGAATAGAAAAAGACAAGTATCCTAATTTAAAAGATCCAAATATAACTGTTTATTTTCCTCGTAAAAAACAAGGGTTGATTTCTGGTGAACATTATGTTTGTTTTGATGGAGATTGGAAAATTTTAGATTCTAATGATGAAGAAGTAATAAAAGAATATGATATATGGGAAAGGGAATTTTTAGAAGATGATAATAATGTTATCAATTACAAAGATCTTATTGAAGAACCTTCTAAGTATATATTTAGATGTGATTTCTTTGAACTTAAAGAATTAATCGATATAAAACCTGAAAATGGATTATATATTCATTCAATGACAGAACCATTTAATGAAGAAATGGAAATTGATTTTAGAAAAGTTAAAAATTGGTTAGATCATTTTAATCTTCTTCCATATCATCCTCTCCATGTATCTGGTCATGCAAGTGGAAATGAAATATTGGAAATGATTAGAAACATAAATCCTGAAAAAGTATATCCTATTCATACTGAACATACTGAAGCCTTCGATGTTTTACTTGATGAGGGGATTGATATTATTCATCCAGAAATCTCATTAAAGTCTAAATTTTAATGATATTTTTAATTCAGCTATTATATGCGATTATATGTGATTATATGATTAATATTGGAAATAATCTAAATTTTATTTATGAAAAACTCCTTGAAACTTATTCTTATCAAGGTTGGTGGCCTTTTTTGGATCATGAAGGAGTAAATCCTACAAAAAGTGGATCTGTAAATGGTTATCATCCTGAGGACTATGATTTTCCCAAAAACATTCATCAAAAATTTGAGGTTATTTTTGGTTCTATTCTTACTCAAAATACTGCTTGGCCTTCAGTAGAACAAGCATTAAATAATTTAAATAATTTAATTGAATTTACTCCAGAATCTCTTTTAAATTTTGCAAATAATAATGAAAATGAATTTAAAGATGCTATTAGATGTGCAGGATTTGTAAATCAAAAAGCTAATTATCTTAAAAATATTTCTGAATTTTATATAAGTATTGGAAATGAAGTGCCTTCAAGAAAAACTCTTTTAAATGTTAAAGGAATAGGCAATGAAACTGCAGATTCTATTCTTCTTTTTGCTCATAAAGAAAAGCAATTCAAAGTTGATGCTTATACTAAAAGAATTTTTACTTATCTTGGATATATTACTGAGAAGGATAGCTATATGTCGGTAAAGAATTTATTTGAAGCTAATTTTAAAGGTAATGTAAATATGTTTCAAGAATATCATGCATTGATTGTTGAACATGCTAAAAGATATTATTCAAAAAAACCTTTTGGAGTAAATGATAAAATACTTATTGAATTTAAGATATAATTTACACTATATATTTACCTCATATTAATTTACTCCATATATTTACTCCACATATTTGCTCTATAATAATAAAATATTAATAAGTAAAAATAACTAAAATTCATTAAAATAATAATATTAAATTATATATTTATAATTATATTAAACAGATATCAGTTTATTAAATAGATATTATTTTATTAAACAGAAATCGATTTATTAAATAAATTATTAAATAAATATTAATTTATATAAAAATATTAAT is from Methanobrevibacter sp. TMH8 and encodes:
- the aroC gene encoding chorismate synthase, which translates into the protein MTNTTGKIFSITSFGASHGKAIGAVIDGCPANLELNEEDIQKELNRRKPGTSSITSPRKEGDKVQLLSGVFEGKTDGTPITGIVFNEDQRSKDYSYLKNTPRPGHGDFSWIQKYGNYDYNGGGRGSGRVTIGHVIGGAIAKKLLSQFGIKIMSHVVRVGDIEAKNVNINLIEEMASQNPVHCADPNAAKEMEELILKYKNKGDSIGGIVETIAIGVPVGLGEPIFGKLDGELAKALMEIGSVKGVEIGLGFDVATSTASQINDEFYIKDPNNLNEKTEKTTIGTTTNTSGGILGGISNGMPIVTRIAVKPTPSISMMQNTVDLSKNEQAKIEIKGRHDPCICPRVTVVSESAMAIVLADHMLRSGFIHPSNLDK
- a CDS encoding MBL fold metallo-hydrolase encodes the protein MTLNFYGGVNEIGGNKILIDNLNNNESSNNSSILQDDISSLFLDFGMSFSQAGNYFSEFLQPRKLNGIMDFVELGLLPKIKGIYREDYLKHCGINSYEQPSVDGVLLSHAHMDHCAYIHHLREDIPIFMRKESEIILQVLEETGKGSFTEIMNLKKSFHYVPKKRGEGYKKLTGKECKVERNIVTVDPYSPFEINGFKVTSIPVDHSLPGSSAYFLENNNEAIIYTGDIRFHGRNKNYSDKFVEEAQKFNPTIMLCEGTRINETSKGTEEDIETKATNLIKDHKGLAIVNYPIRDLDRLITFYNVAKNTDRILAINSKQAYMLVLLENDEGIEKDKYPNLKDPNITVYFPRKKQGLISGEHYVCFDGDWKILDSNDEEVIKEYDIWEREFLEDDNNVINYKDLIEEPSKYIFRCDFFELKELIDIKPENGLYIHSMTEPFNEEMEIDFRKVKNWLDHFNLLPYHPLHVSGHASGNEILEMIRNINPEKVYPIHTEHTEAFDVLLDEGIDIIHPEISLKSKF
- a CDS encoding endonuclease III domain-containing protein, with the translated sequence MINIGNNLNFIYEKLLETYSYQGWWPFLDHEGVNPTKSGSVNGYHPEDYDFPKNIHQKFEVIFGSILTQNTAWPSVEQALNNLNNLIEFTPESLLNFANNNENEFKDAIRCAGFVNQKANYLKNISEFYISIGNEVPSRKTLLNVKGIGNETADSILLFAHKEKQFKVDAYTKRIFTYLGYITEKDSYMSVKNLFEANFKGNVNMFQEYHALIVEHAKRYYSKKPFGVNDKILIEFKI